One Pontibacillus yanchengensis DNA window includes the following coding sequences:
- a CDS encoding YitT family protein, whose protein sequence is MKALLKKGLIILFGSSLLAIGINFFLAPYHVLDGGVIGIGLIANYLWGMEAGLAIIICSIPIFTLAWFHYRYYFYNSLHGLLISSLFIDLFNGLRLHHLALDPALSSMIGGVFVGGGIGFMLRHGTSTGGTDLLAQMIADLFKINVGAVIFVIDLAVILLGGYLFSTQTLLLSSMTILCVAAVTMLCTSHPSLGEAKS, encoded by the coding sequence ATGAAAGCCCTTTTAAAGAAAGGCCTCATCATCTTATTTGGAAGCTCCCTTTTGGCGATTGGTATTAATTTTTTCTTAGCACCTTATCATGTATTAGATGGTGGGGTAATAGGAATTGGTTTAATCGCAAATTATTTATGGGGCATGGAAGCTGGACTAGCTATCATCATCTGTAGTATTCCGATCTTCACCCTCGCCTGGTTTCATTATCGGTATTACTTCTATAATAGTTTACATGGACTCTTGATCTCATCTCTATTTATTGATTTATTTAACGGATTAAGACTACATCACCTTGCATTAGATCCTGCACTTAGTTCCATGATTGGTGGGGTTTTTGTTGGTGGTGGTATCGGATTCATGCTTCGACATGGGACGAGCACAGGTGGGACGGACTTGCTAGCACAAATGATTGCAGATTTATTCAAAATCAATGTCGGTGCAGTCATTTTTGTCATCGATCTTGCAGTCATCTTACTAGGAGGATATCTCTTCTCCACTCAAACGCTTCTTCTCTCATCCATGACGATTTTGTGTGTAGCTGCGGTTACCATGCTCTGTACCTCGCATCCATCATTAGGTGAAGCAAAAAGCTAA